The nucleotide window ttattttgggtATCTGAAATCGCCACCGGTATATCTTGAAGCTCAATTCTTTTACTTTGATTTTATCTCAGAATTGTTGCAATGTAAGTACACTTTTACATACTGAGTTCACTCACATTCCTCAGTTTTcaagttgaaaaaattttgCTTAACAATAGTAATTCTGCAAATCTGACAATAATGTTTCTGTATTGCATGTATTATATCCCTCTTTCATTAGGCAATTAAATGCAAGGAGTCTTCTGTAAATATCAGtttcagaaaaattaaaaaaataaaatttggtcatTTCCTTATGGGGGATCACATAAATCAATCATCTTCTTCTACATTCCAGCTTTGCTTTGATGCCACTTGATTATGCATAGGTATATATTCCTGCAGGAACATATAATTATACAGAATATATAGGGAAACTTTTATAGATAACGGTTTAAGGTTACTAAAATATTGATGGGTGTTTCCAGTATTATTACCGTTGTGGTAGCTAACAGTTGAAATCTCATTACCTCCATTTTTTGTATAAGCTCTCTGGCAGTTTTTGCAGAAATGATAATGCTCCTATCTGATGGCTTGATGAATCCCTCTTCAACTCCTTTGTCAAAGAATCTCAGCAAACAATCATAATATCCATCAATGTTTAACACTCCCACCTGTTTTTGCATGCATTCAGAAAATACATTTCTATGAGAAAGATTTGATGGTTGCTCTTTTTGATGAAGTActtcaaatgtaaaataaacttgattaatttattaCTGAAATGTTCAAGAGCTGACATACAACCACCAAACTTTCTAatcaatttattgaaaataatattttcttagcAAGGTATGTGCAAGAAAGTCAAAGGCCAAGAAGGTGACATTTCTCCTCAACtcccatttttttattttatataatttttttttctaaaaataataataaacttaaactatatatatttgatactaAACTATGATTGAGTTTATTAGGtaatacttgaataatttaacaattttttttcatgtctaaaaaataatcaaaaattaCCCAATAAAACATTTAGTAtgataatcattaaaaaaaacaaaaacacatataCGAATATGAtctcaaaatatgaaaatattgttatttaaaaggaatttaatttattacttattaaaaaatataaaataatattcaattatatatataaatataaagtacTAAAATCTCAATTACAATATAacatatatcatttatgtacttatattatatatatatatatatatatagatataatattatgcatggtttacaaaattttttaaatcaaactaaaaaaacaacttgataaaatctcaaaccaaatcaaattaatttgagttacaaacaaaaaaaaaatcgagtttaaaaattatattttaatctggtttgatttacaattttggcttataaaagtaaaatacaaTATTATCAACAAAGAATATGTTACTAATCACATTTTTACTTTGAGCCAAACTAAAGAACCCGagatataataacaataacaaataataataataatcaaactaaGTTAGTCAACAAATGTTGTATATCCTCGActaaatttactttaaaaattttagtgtCCTTCACAATTGTAGGGttcaattttggaataaaaaatcaacgaaacaaaattataattgtcGGGGATTtcaatataacatataaatatatatttattgtatgaaaaatatgaataagtatgcttgtatatatatttaaaacggtttataatttgatttaatttgacaaattattattttcttttataaattttgaacttAAACAAACCCATTTtagaatttaaactaaatcataaaatttgaatgattcaatcaaaatttatcatttaaataattttacgtATAACCTTTTTTATTACCGTTGAATTAACGAAAAtagaaatgtgaaaaaaaaaaaaattaattaacaaatatgaatGATGCACATAGAGTGtcagaaaaattaaatcagattATCTTGATTATACATATAGATTAAAAGTAATTACTTACAGGTTTATCATGGATACCAAGCTGTGACCATGTAATCATCTCAAGTAACTCTTCCATGGTTCCATAACCTCCTTcgtgatttaaaaataaaattgaaagttgtgaattacttatttattattttaaaatatgtaacgtattaatattaaaaatatataaaatgatcatagtattaattaaaaagcttatattataatttatatataatatataatatatatacctGGAAGTGCGATAAAAGCATCAGCTCTACTAGCCATTTTTGCCTTTCTTTCGTGCATATCGGACACCACCATTACTTCTCCCACTGTTTGCCCTGATATCTGGAAAACGAAGTCGTTTAATATGCATAATTAGCCCaacagaaggaaaaagaaaagagagaggaaGATGATAtacgtatgtatgtatgtatgtatgtatacctCAATCGGAACAAGGGCTGTTGGAATAACTCTACACccaaaacaacacaaaaaatgaatcaaaaatagacatttttgttgtaacgaaaaaaaaaaatatatatatatatatatatatatatatacatatatatgtatctatttaattagtgtttatatatatactacTTACCCAAGAACATGACAGCCACCATCGAAAACTGTCTGAGAAACCAAACCCATAAGCCCGATACTCCCTCCTCCATAAATCAAATCCAGCTTTTTCTCAACCTGAaaacatttcatatttttgcatttaaccccctaaATACATATTTCATGCAAATTAGAGAAACAGGGATGAAGAGAGAATTATGTGAGTATATATACAAACCAGTTGTCTACCAAGATCAAGAGCAGCTTCACTGAAGATCTTTCGATTCCCAGGATTACTTCCACAGAAAACACAAACCCTTTTAAACTTACCCATGAATATTAAGCTACtcataaaaatatacaaaacttGAGCCTCttgttatctatatatttatacataatattttttaaccaaagtCATCATCTTGAATAAGTCCTAGaagtttataataattgaaatgtgatgatcatgatgatgatgatgatattaGATCTTTGCATGACACGTGAGACATGATTGTTTAAAATCTATGGCCCATAATACATGATTAATAATgcaagtgtgtgtgtgtgtgtgtgtgtgttattgTGTAGTCAAAGTAGAGTCTCTCCTAAAATTTGCTTTctataaatatctatttatattctttttttaattaaaattttgtttggtgGGTGCACCAATAAGATATACTGCTTATTTTCTTGAACTTTAGAAGAAGATTCATCtcctctctttgttttttttcaaaatccTATTTGGTTTTTGTGTTTGGATGTTTGCATGTCCTTTGAAGGTGGCTCGACATTACTTTTATGCTTGTGTCTCATTGGTTAATTTATTCAACAACTTAATGACTTCTCCAAATTCAtatatagtagattaatttAGTTCTTATTACTAAGTTAATTACAAGATTATTTTTATGCATGGAATCTTAATTAGACttcttctatttaaaatttttttacaagtaATTGGATATATCActtctatatttttatataaaaataatgttatgtatacatattttttaatacaaatggGTATATgcataatatgtcatcatgtgaatGATTGTTAATCGtcaaataacactcaatcatatatgtatctatttatatactaaaaaatatatatacataattttattgtatatataaattaataacttaattatgATTTCATTAGATAATTATTCTTTGAAGATTAGGATAGCTAATTAagtaacttatttttttttttcaaatataaatttacctATACCATggaagtttatatataaaacaatcataaaaattaaaaccctaaatatatatataaaaaaaaaaaaattaaaacttttagcAAAAGGGTGTCCTTTAGCTTGTCTTACACTTCATAACTTTTGatatatagaataaatattaattaagcaTTTTTATTGATCATCAAGTAAAGTAATAGGATCTTAAAAGGACAAAACCAAtgatattacattttttataatatatgattaaaaaagagAAGCTAAGATTCTCCAATGCTAACAAAATCTCTTAATTTAGGTTTTTCCATTTGttggtgtatatatatatatatatatatatgcacacactTGTAGATGATGCCCTCATCTTCACGTATGATGAAATCATGATTCATGACCATTGGGCTTTACTTTCTTAAACATTAATTAAGCATGCTTAAACATGATGATGATGTAGGGGCCTCACTTATTAATCCCACCATTCAAACTTCTA belongs to Mangifera indica cultivar Alphonso chromosome 2, CATAS_Mindica_2.1, whole genome shotgun sequence and includes:
- the LOC123206227 gene encoding cytokinin riboside 5'-monophosphate phosphoribohydrolase LOG8-like isoform X2, translating into MSSLIFMGKFKRVCVFCGSNPGNRKIFSEAALDLGRQLVEKKLDLIYGGGSIGLMGLVSQTVFDGGCHVLGVIPTALVPIEISGQTVGEVMVVSDMHERKAKMASRADAFIALPGGYGTMEELLEMITWSQLGIHDKPVGVLNIDGYYDCLLRFFDKGVEEGFIKPSDRSIIISAKTARELIQKMEEYIPMHNQVASKQSWNVEEDD
- the LOC123206227 gene encoding cytokinin riboside 5'-monophosphate phosphoribohydrolase LOG8-like isoform X1, with protein sequence MSSLIFMGKFKRVCVFCGSNPGNRKIFSEAALDLGRQLVEKKLDLIYGGGSIGLMGLVSQTVFDGGCHVLGVIPTALVPIEISGQTVGEVMVVSDMHERKAKMASRADAFIALPGGYGTMEELLEMITWSQLGIHDKPVGVLNIDGYYDCLLRFFDKGVEEGFIKPSDRSIIISAKTARELIQKMEVMRFQLLATTTEYIPMHNQVASKQSWNVEEDD